Proteins encoded in a region of the Halostella limicola genome:
- a CDS encoding CDP-2,3-bis-(O-geranylgeranyl)-sn-glycerol synthase, with translation MEIVDAIVLAFWVMLPAYVPNNAAVLAGGGRPIDGGRTWGGRRVLGDGKTWRGTAVGTLVGAALALVLSAVAGDVGSAIGVDLPAFPPLAVLTLPLGAMLGDIGASFLKRRTGRERGAAFPGLDQLDFAVGALVLTFLGAPGWAMDTFTLPVLAVIFVLTPLLHVSTNVGAYWLGLKNEPW, from the coding sequence ATGGAGATAGTCGACGCCATCGTCCTCGCGTTCTGGGTCATGTTGCCCGCTTACGTGCCGAACAACGCCGCCGTGCTGGCCGGCGGCGGCCGCCCCATCGACGGCGGCCGGACCTGGGGCGGCCGGCGGGTCCTCGGCGACGGCAAGACCTGGCGCGGGACCGCCGTCGGGACGCTCGTCGGTGCCGCGCTCGCGCTCGTCCTCTCGGCGGTCGCCGGCGACGTCGGGAGCGCCATCGGGGTCGACCTCCCCGCGTTCCCGCCCTTGGCCGTCCTCACCCTGCCGCTCGGCGCGATGCTCGGCGACATCGGCGCGTCGTTCCTCAAGCGCCGCACCGGCCGCGAGCGCGGCGCGGCGTTCCCCGGCCTCGACCAGCTGGACTTCGCTGTCGGCGCGCTCGTCCTGACCTTCCTCGGCGCGCCCGGCTGGGCGATGGACACGTTCACGCTCCCCGTGCTCGCCGTCATCTTCGTCCTCACGCCCCTGCTGCACGTGTCGACCAACGTCGGCGCGTACTGGCTGGGACTGAAGAACGAGCCCTGGTAA